The Flavobacterium sp. HJ-32-4 genome contains a region encoding:
- a CDS encoding heavy-metal-associated domain-containing protein, producing the protein MNKYVILLVMVLAGFSAQAQQKKNKNARYDVEVNGNCDQCKKRIEKAALRVDGVKMAIWDIESHRLALILNEEKTTVDAVEQAVAKAGHDTDRHRATEADYEALHGCCKYERKPE; encoded by the coding sequence ATGAACAAGTATGTAATCCTATTGGTAATGGTGTTGGCCGGTTTTTCCGCCCAGGCACAACAAAAGAAAAACAAGAACGCCCGATACGACGTCGAAGTCAACGGTAATTGCGACCAGTGCAAGAAACGGATTGAGAAAGCCGCACTACGGGTCGACGGCGTGAAAATGGCTATCTGGGATATAGAGAGTCACCGGTTGGCGCTCATCCTCAACGAAGAGAAGACCACGGTTGACGCCGTGGAACAAGCCGTGGCGAAAGCTGGCCATGATACGGATCGCCACCGTGCCACCGAGGCCGATTACGAAGCCTTGCACGGGTGTTGTAAATACGAACGCAAGCCGGAATAG
- a CDS encoding DedA family protein, with product MSDFNWKNLINPEYYILLEIGGVKIGLWIVLFIVFAETGLFAGFFLPGDSLLFLTGIYATEWIDDLGNHRPGLIDQIYHIDSDLLNVTVLASLVALAGVLGNMTGYWFGSKSGYYLYKRQDTFLFKKKYLIQSKDFFEKHGGRAIIFARFLPIIRTFAPIVAGIVNMDKKKFMFYNVVSSVVWSFSLIFAGHYLNDYLMERFDINMKDHIELIVIGLVVVTLAPVIIKFARKLPEQPKDDTPQNPD from the coding sequence ATGTCCGATTTTAACTGGAAAAACCTGATCAACCCCGAATACTACATTCTTCTGGAAATAGGGGGCGTCAAAATCGGATTATGGATTGTGTTGTTTATCGTATTTGCCGAGACGGGGCTCTTTGCCGGATTCTTTCTTCCGGGCGACAGCCTCCTGTTCCTGACGGGTATCTACGCCACCGAGTGGATTGACGACCTGGGGAACCACCGCCCCGGCCTGATCGACCAGATTTACCACATCGACAGCGATTTGCTCAACGTCACCGTTCTGGCATCGTTGGTCGCATTGGCGGGTGTGTTGGGCAACATGACCGGCTATTGGTTCGGATCGAAAAGCGGTTATTACCTCTACAAACGGCAGGATACCTTCCTGTTCAAGAAGAAATACCTGATACAGTCGAAAGATTTCTTCGAGAAGCATGGCGGACGTGCCATCATTTTTGCGCGCTTCCTTCCGATTATCCGGACGTTCGCGCCGATTGTGGCGGGTATTGTCAATATGGACAAGAAGAAGTTCATGTTCTATAACGTCGTCAGTTCCGTAGTATGGTCGTTTAGCCTGATATTCGCAGGCCACTACCTCAATGATTATTTGATGGAGCGATTCGATATCAACATGAAAGACCACATCGAACTCATTGTAATTGGATTAGTGGTCGTTACGTTGGCCCCCGTCATCATCAAGTTCGCGCGGAAACTACCCGAACAACCGAAAGACGATACACCTC